In Bradyrhizobium erythrophlei, a single genomic region encodes these proteins:
- a CDS encoding mucoidy inhibitor MuiA family protein yields MGFVVNRVVMTSIIVLTAFAAARVEAADIEAASAVDAVTVYPDGASVTRVVTVELPAGDTTLVLKDFPLKLDPSSLRVEGEANAGLTIGAIDTRSPRAAPPVNLPELDKRIETLKDERADLDGAIAAATARRKFAERFAETSPAGIGEKGEARPLADWRAAFAAVADEVAAANAAIREAQRRQRDIDREIARLEQDRATRPPSKLEVKIGLAANAPAKAMLHVTYTVPAARWTALYDARLDTGAKDRKPALELVRRAEITQATGEDWPDVALSVSTVRTALGGKAPELNPLVVQYPLVAQAAAPSSVPAGARSLQPHVAKEQSLFADQAVEKKAVAEVSGFQVVFRIPGRVSVGASEGAKSVYISDATISPDLVVRSVPVIDPTAFLEASFIQGEDAPLLPGRISIYRDGVFVGRGQMAAAGKEEKVRLGFGADDKVKIVRSVVKRNEGSTGLIVTTSKTDERAFKTAIRNGHDFPIRVAVEDQLPVSENDDIQVEMLPATTPPTTTNVRDKRGVLEWAVEVTPGDAKEIAFAWRVRWPKDKGVVMVPAG; encoded by the coding sequence ATGGGCTTTGTCGTAAATCGTGTCGTTATGACCAGCATCATCGTGTTGACGGCGTTTGCCGCGGCGCGGGTCGAGGCCGCCGATATCGAGGCAGCATCGGCGGTTGATGCCGTCACCGTTTATCCCGACGGCGCCAGTGTCACCCGTGTCGTTACGGTCGAACTGCCCGCCGGCGACACCACGCTTGTGCTGAAGGACTTTCCGCTCAAGCTCGACCCGTCGTCGTTGCGGGTGGAAGGCGAGGCCAATGCCGGCCTCACCATCGGCGCGATTGACACCCGCTCGCCCCGCGCGGCGCCGCCGGTCAATCTGCCTGAACTCGACAAGCGTATCGAGACGCTGAAGGATGAACGTGCCGATCTCGACGGCGCGATTGCGGCCGCCACGGCGCGCCGAAAATTCGCCGAGCGCTTCGCCGAAACCTCGCCCGCGGGAATTGGCGAGAAGGGCGAGGCGAGGCCGCTGGCTGACTGGCGCGCGGCATTTGCGGCGGTCGCGGACGAGGTCGCTGCGGCGAATGCCGCTATCCGCGAAGCTCAGCGCCGGCAGCGCGACATCGATCGGGAAATTGCCCGTCTGGAACAGGATCGCGCAACCCGACCGCCGAGCAAGCTTGAGGTCAAAATCGGCCTCGCGGCCAACGCGCCGGCCAAAGCCATGCTGCATGTGACCTACACCGTGCCGGCCGCGCGCTGGACTGCGCTCTACGATGCCCGCCTCGACACCGGCGCGAAGGATCGCAAGCCCGCGCTTGAACTGGTGCGCCGTGCCGAAATCACGCAAGCAACCGGAGAGGATTGGCCGGATGTTGCGCTGAGCGTTTCGACGGTGCGCACCGCGCTCGGCGGCAAGGCGCCCGAACTAAATCCGCTGGTCGTGCAGTATCCGCTCGTTGCCCAGGCGGCGGCCCCTTCAAGCGTTCCGGCAGGCGCGCGGTCCTTGCAGCCGCACGTCGCCAAGGAACAGAGTCTGTTCGCCGATCAGGCCGTTGAGAAAAAAGCCGTGGCTGAAGTCAGCGGCTTCCAGGTCGTGTTCAGGATTCCGGGCCGCGTCAGCGTCGGCGCCAGCGAGGGTGCCAAGAGCGTCTATATTTCCGACGCGACGATCTCGCCCGATCTCGTGGTGCGTTCGGTTCCGGTGATTGATCCGACCGCGTTTCTCGAGGCGAGTTTTATCCAGGGCGAGGATGCGCCGTTGTTGCCGGGCCGGATCTCGATCTACCGCGACGGCGTGTTCGTCGGCCGCGGCCAGATGGCGGCAGCCGGCAAGGAGGAAAAGGTACGACTGGGGTTTGGCGCCGACGACAAGGTCAAGATCGTGCGTTCCGTCGTCAAGCGCAACGAAGGATCCACCGGCCTGATCGTCACGACCTCGAAGACCGACGAGCGCGCGTTCAAGACCGCCATTCGCAACGGCCATGATTTCCCGATCCGGGTCGCTGTCGAGGATCAGCTTCCGGTCAGCGAAAACGATGACATCCAGGTCGAGATGCTGCCTGCGACGACGCCGCCGACCACGACCAATGTGCGCGACAAGCGCGGCGTCCTGGAATGGGCTGTTGAAGTGACGCCTGGCGACGCGAAGGAAATTGCGTTTGCGTGGCGCGTACGCTGGCCCAAGGACAAGGGCGTCGTGATGGTGCCGGCCGGTTAG